Below is a window of Halarcobacter anaerophilus DNA.
CTGCATTTTCGCTTACATGGGCAAGACATAGCATATGAGAGTGGATTCTGTCTAATTCAAGCATTAAAAGTCTTAGATATTTTATCTTTTTATTAACTTCATGATCTAACAGTTTTTCAACACCAATGGTATAAGATAAAGAGTGGGTAATAGCACAAAGTCCGCAAACTCTTGCAACTACATATCCTACTTGCTTAAACTCAAAATTTGTAGTGCAGGCTTTCTCTATTCCTCTGTGAACAAAACCTACATCCCAATCTACATCGACTATTTTTTCGTTTTGTGTTGAAAAGTTAAATCGAATTGGTTCCAAAAGGGAAATATGTTGGGAACCAAGAGGTATATTTATTGTTTTTTTAGTTGCCATTTTTTTCCTTTAAAGGAGTTTGTTGTGAAGTTTCATCAAGATAAAGACCTTTTTTTATAGTTTGAATTTTTAAACCGAATAGATCAACTATCTCCATCTCACTCATTATTGCACTTGGGATTATATCTGTTATTGTAGGAACTGTTGCATTAAAAGCTACGTCACATTCAAAAACCGTGAAATTCTCTTTTTCTTCATACTTTGAAAATATCCATTGCAGCTTGCAGGTCCCTTCTATATCATTCGCATTTAAACATACAAAATGCCAAAGATCAGGTTTATAAAACTCTTTGATTTTGTTTTTTACTTCATCTATATTTACTTCAATTTTTTCTATCATCTATATTTCCTGCAAATTTTGTTCTGTCGATACTAGCTTTGCTTTCATCAAGCTCTCCTAAGAGTTTTTTAGGTTTTTCTATCTCTTTTGTTTTTTGCTCTAAAATTTCCAAACCTTTTACAACACCGTCAATTATAAGTTCCGGACTTGCCGCACAGCCCGGAATATATACATCAACAGGAATATATTTATCTATTCCGTTTTCCACATTGTACATATCATTAAATACTCCACCCGTACAAGTACAACTTCCAACTGCAACTACGACTTTTGGTTCGGGCATTTGGGTATAAAGTTCTACTAATCTCTCTCTTGAACGATAGGTTAAAGGACCTGTTACCAAAAAAATATCCGACTGTTTTGGATTCCCGTTGTTTAAAATACCGAATCTTTCCAAATCATATTTAGGAGCCAAAGCTGCAAGTATCTCTATATCGCAGCCGTTACAGCTTCCGCAGTTGTAATGAAGTATCCAAGGGGATTTTTTTCTATATTTTTTTAAACTCATAGAACACTTCCTAAAATATTTATACTAACTAAAATCACTCCTAAGCCTAAAACAATTTTTACCATATGATTTATTTTTATCCTAGCTGTAGAGTTATCTACTAAATTTACAAATAAAAAGGTAAAAAGAACTAAAATTGTTCCAAGAAGATGATTACTCCCTGCTAAAATATAGACGAAACTATAAGCAAAAATCATCTCTAAAAATTTTGCGGCATATAAGAACTCGTAAAATATTGAGCCGAACTCTATTTCTATTCCTCCTACTATCTCTTGGTGAGCTTTAGGTGCATCAAAAGGAGAGAGTTTTGTAATTGAAGGGATTATAAGCAAAAGGGCAAAATATACAAAAAGCAAAGATAAAAAATGTGAAGGTGAGTTTAAAATTTCACTTATTTCAAAACTTCCGTATACTAAATATATTGCAATACAGACCAAAAGAAGTACGGGTTCATATGCAACGATTGAGAGAAGTTTTCTATTTGACCCTAAATGAGAAAAGATAGATTTCACGCTAAAGCCTGCAAGTATTAAAATAATAGAAGATAATAGATGTAAAAATATTATATAAAGAAGATTAAATCCCATATAAATTAACCCTACTACGCACCAAAGGGTGACAAAATAAAAAAGTCCCAAAAGGGTATGGGTTTTGTTTACTATTAAGGCTCTTTTATCCATAAGTTTATACATATCAAAAATAGGCTGCATAAGAGGAGGTCCTATTCTTCTTTGCATTTTTGCTTTTAAAACTCTTTGTGCACCTTCAAAAAAAGCTGCATATACAGGAGCAAAAAGGATTAAAAAAAATGTTATTGTATTCATAAAGCCAATCCTAATATAACTATTGCAAAAAGCATAAATATAAAACTATTTTGAAGTATAGTTTTATATTTGTCAAAATCATAATAAAATACTCCCACATTGTGGGTATATTTCTCTCCGCACGAATACTCTTTAACTCTGTCTATGCCTTTAAATTTTGCTTTTTTCAGAAAAATAAAAAAAGCAAAAAAGAGTAAAAGGATTATAATTGTAAACATTATAAGACTTAATTTGGAATAAACAATTACAAGTAATGAAACAAGTGCAATAAAAAATAAGATATAAGAGGTAAAGGTAAACTCTTTTGGTATTTTATGCTCTAAAACCTCATGTTCGGTTGAAGATCTGTCTATTAGTTTTGAAGCAACTTTAAAATATAGAAGAACCAAAATTGAGGAACCTATAACTAAAGAGATTACAACTAAAAGATAAAAAGGGTTTTGTTTTATTAAAAAGCTTAAATACTCTATTGAAAATAATTTCGCAAAAAACAGACCAAAAGGAGGAAGCGTAATTGAAGCAAAAGCCAAAAGAATAAAAATAGTAAGTTTTGGTGCTTTTTCAAAAAGCAGAGTAAAATCTTCAATACTTTTTATATGAAACTCTTTTTCCAAAATCCCCGCAATCATAAAAAGCAAGGCTTTTGAAACAGCATGGAAAAATATCAGATATAAAGTAATAGTAAAAGCCTCTTTTGTACCGATTGCCGCAATACTTACCATTAAAGCCAAAAGTGCGATGGTAGAGTAGGCTAAAATCTCTTTGAAATTATCTTTCCCTAAAGATTGTAAAGATACTACGACAAAAACAAGCATCGCAAAACAACTTATTAAAAAAGAGATTAAAGGAGAAAAGGCATAAGAGATTTTAAGTATTAAAAAGGGTGCAATTTTTACCATAGTAGCACTATGAAGTATGGCACTAACAGGTGTTGGCGCAACCATCGCCCCTAAAAGCCAGCTTTCAAAAGGTTTTGAAGCACCTTTTACAAAAGCTGCAAAAGCTAAAAATATAGTTATTAAAACAGCATTATTGTTTATATTTGTAAAATAGATAGAACTGTTTGTATGAATTGCTATAATTACAGCAAAAAGAATAAAAACTCCGCCTATTTGATTTATCCACAAAGCTCGAAGAGAATTGTTTATGGAAATTTCATCTTCTCTGAATCTAATTAAAAGATACGAAGATAGAGTTGTTAATTCAAAAAAGAAGAAAAAGAGCATAAAACTATTTGAGATAACTACCATATTCATAATAAAAATAAAAAACCATAAATAAGAAAGAAAAAAGGTTTTTCTTTCTTGTGAACAATCCTCATACTCTATATATTTGAGAGCATAAATAGCAATTATAGAACCTACTAGATTTATAACTAAAAGCATAAAAAAAGATAATTTGTCTGCATAAAAATCACTAAATATCTCATTTTCTAAAAAAGTCTCGCCGTAAGTAAATAAAAATAGTTGAATTAAAGCTAAGCAGAGTACTTTTAGACTTTTAAACTTAAATCCTATATAAGCAAAATAGAGTAAAAGCAGAGTGTCTAAACTTATAATTATATAGTGCAAAGTGCTGTTTATAGAGAACTGGACAACTGCATCAATAGATAAAAGATATAAAGAAACTGCACTTAAAACTATAGCCGAAATTGCTGAAAACGTATAAATAATTTTCTTATTATTGGATAAAACAGAGGCTGAAACAAAAAGAGGAAGTAAAATATAAAGAATGAGCATATACATTATTTTATATCCTTAAAATTTTATACTTAAGTATAGTAAAAAAAAGTTACAGAACTATTTAATAAAGGCTGATTTTACCAATAAAATAAGAAGTTGTTTTGATTTTTTACAACTTCTTGATTTTTAAAATCCTCTTAGTGTAATTCCTAAATAAATAGCAACAATTCCTAAAAGTATATTAAGGGGAATAAGATAGTTGGCTATTGGAGCCAATTTCTCTTTTGCCAAAGGAAGTTTTCCTTCATCAAAAGCTTTTTGTGCTTGGTTTCTTTTTATAAAAATTACGGCAAAAACTATAGTCATAATAGTCCAAACACTCTCTTTTGCTATAACGATTGAGTATAAAGGAGTTCCTTTAAATCCAAGAGCAATTATCATAATTATTGCAGTTAAAAGCAAAACAATAATTGAAGGGATTACCATATTAAAAAATCTTCTAAGATTTTCCAGTGTTCTTCCAAGTTTTATTTTAGGATCTTGAACCTCTTGCATAGAGTAATGAACGGCAAGTCTTATTGCTATCATTCCTCCAACCCAGATTACGGCACTTATAACATGTAAAAAAACAATTATTGAAGAGAAGTTATGAAATAGTGTTTCCATCTCTTATAAATTCTCCTTTACAAATTTTAGTGCCGCTTCTTTTGCTTCATCGATTTTTGAAATATCTTTTCCTCCTGCTTGGGCAAAGTCGGGTCTTCCACCTCCGCCTCCGCCTACAATAGGAGCAATATTTTTAATCCAGTCGCCTGCTTTGATTGCCGTATTTTTAGATCCTGCAACCAACATTACTTTTTCGCCTTTTGGCTGAATAAGCATAATAGCGACTTTCTCATTTCCGTTTTTATAATCATCAACTATTTTTTTAATATCACCGTTTTTTACGATATCTACAACTATTTTTGTATCGCCTATAAGCTCTTCATTAATAGGAGCGGCAACTGAGTTTTGTGCAAGTTCCAACTCTTTTTTAAGCTCTTTTATTTGATCTTTTAATTTTTTAATACCTAAAAGGACATCACTGTTTTTAACTTCTGTTTGCACTTCATTCATTTTAGAGATAATATCTTTTGTGTATTTAATAGCCGACAATCCGCAAACAGCTTCTATTCTTCTAACTCCTGCACTGACTCCCGATTCTTTTGTAATATAAAAAGAACCTATATCATGAGTATTTCTTACGTGAGTTCCACCGCAAAATTCAACAGAAGCATCTTCAAAGCTTACAACTCTTACAACATCTCCGTATTTCTCACCGAACATAGCTATTGCGCCTTTTTCTTTGGCTTCTTCAATAGGTAACTCTTCGGTTTTTCCTTCAATACCTCTTGCAATCATTGTATTTACTAGATCTTCAACTTCTTCTATCTCTTCGTTTGTCATAGCTTTAGGGTAAGTAAAGTCAAATCTTAGTCTATTTGCATCATTTAATGAACCTGCTTGTGAAACAGTATCTCCAAGTACCATTTTTAAAGCACTTTGAAGTAAATGCGTTGCAGAGTGGTGTTTTGCTATTTCCCATCTGTTTACTACAACTGCCGAAACTTTTTCATCTTTTGTTAAAGTTGATTTTTCAACCGATACTTTAGATAAATTAACTCCGTGGAATTTTTGAGTTGTTTTAACAATAGCAATATGTTCATCATCTTCTAATGCGCCCACATCTCCTTCTTGTCCACCGCTTGTAGCATAAAACGGAGTTTTGTCAAGCATCACCCAACCTTTTTCACCTTTAGATAATTTTTCTACTTCATTGAAACTTTCATCTAGCAGTGCAACTATTTTACTGTCGTATGTTGTATGATTATATCCTACGAATTCATTTATTCCGTATTTTTCAATTAAGGCTTTGAAATCACCCTCTTTAGCAGCGTCTCCGCTACCTTTCCAAGCAGCTTTTGCTTTTGTTTTCTGCTCATTCATAAGTTCGTCAAATTTTTCTACATCAACTTGGATATTTTTGTCTCTTAACATATCTTGAGTTAAGTCTAAAGGGAAACCTTTTTCATCATAAAGTTTAAATGCAATTTCACCGCTGAACAGCTCTTTTGTTTTTTCAAGCTCTTCATTAAATAAAGCC
It encodes the following:
- a CDS encoding NADH-quinone oxidoreductase subunit C, which produces MIEKIEVNIDEVKNKIKEFYKPDLWHFVCLNANDIEGTCKLQWIFSKYEEKENFTVFECDVAFNATVPTITDIIPSAIMSEMEIVDLFGLKIQTIKKGLYLDETSQQTPLKEKNGN
- a CDS encoding NADH-quinone oxidoreductase subunit B family protein produces the protein MSLKKYRKKSPWILHYNCGSCNGCDIEILAALAPKYDLERFGILNNGNPKQSDIFLVTGPLTYRSRERLVELYTQMPEPKVVVAVGSCTCTGGVFNDMYNVENGIDKYIPVDVYIPGCAASPELIIDGVVKGLEILEQKTKEIEKPKKLLGELDESKASIDRTKFAGNIDDRKN
- a CDS encoding NADH-quinone oxidoreductase subunit H, whose translation is MNTITFFLILFAPVYAAFFEGAQRVLKAKMQRRIGPPLMQPIFDMYKLMDKRALIVNKTHTLLGLFYFVTLWCVVGLIYMGFNLLYIIFLHLLSSIILILAGFSVKSIFSHLGSNRKLLSIVAYEPVLLLVCIAIYLVYGSFEISEILNSPSHFLSLLFVYFALLLIIPSITKLSPFDAPKAHQEIVGGIEIEFGSIFYEFLYAAKFLEMIFAYSFVYILAGSNHLLGTILVLFTFLFVNLVDNSTARIKINHMVKIVLGLGVILVSINILGSVL
- a CDS encoding proton-conducting transporter transmembrane domain-containing protein; translated protein: MYMLILYILLPLFVSASVLSNNKKIIYTFSAISAIVLSAVSLYLLSIDAVVQFSINSTLHYIIISLDTLLLLYFAYIGFKFKSLKVLCLALIQLFLFTYGETFLENEIFSDFYADKLSFFMLLVINLVGSIIAIYALKYIEYEDCSQERKTFFLSYLWFFIFIMNMVVISNSFMLFFFFFELTTLSSYLLIRFREDEISINNSLRALWINQIGGVFILFAVIIAIHTNSSIYFTNINNNAVLITIFLAFAAFVKGASKPFESWLLGAMVAPTPVSAILHSATMVKIAPFLILKISYAFSPLISFLISCFAMLVFVVVSLQSLGKDNFKEILAYSTIALLALMVSIAAIGTKEAFTITLYLIFFHAVSKALLFMIAGILEKEFHIKSIEDFTLLFEKAPKLTIFILLAFASITLPPFGLFFAKLFSIEYLSFLIKQNPFYLLVVISLVIGSSILVLLYFKVASKLIDRSSTEHEVLEHKIPKEFTFTSYILFFIALVSLLVIVYSKLSLIMFTIIILLLFFAFFIFLKKAKFKGIDRVKEYSCGEKYTHNVGVFYYDFDKYKTILQNSFIFMLFAIVILGLAL
- the alaS gene encoding alanine--tRNA ligase, encoding MDIRKEYLEFFKNKGHEVISSMPLVPDDPTLMFTNAGMVQFKDIFTGAVPRPKNPRATSCQLCVRAGGKHNDLENVGYTARHHTLFEMLGNFSFGDYFKEDAIAYAWEFITVNLALPIEKLWVTVHDSDDEAFEIWSKHIDPSRIMRFGDKDNFWSMGDTGACGPCSEIFYDQGAENFNSPEDKMGGDGDRFLEIWNLVFMQYERSADGTLTPLPKPSIDTGMGLERVIAIKEGVFNNFDSSNFQPIIKKIEELSGKKVTSETIGSYRVIADHLRANAFMLSQGILFGNEGRPYVNRRIMRRAVRHGYLLGFREPFMAKLYDTLCDIMGSHYKELIEQKKYVKEQLTLEEERFFKTIESGMALFNEELEKTKELFSGEIAFKLYDEKGFPLDLTQDMLRDKNIQVDVEKFDELMNEQKTKAKAAWKGSGDAAKEGDFKALIEKYGINEFVGYNHTTYDSKIVALLDESFNEVEKLSKGEKGWVMLDKTPFYATSGGQEGDVGALEDDEHIAIVKTTQKFHGVNLSKVSVEKSTLTKDEKVSAVVVNRWEIAKHHSATHLLQSALKMVLGDTVSQAGSLNDANRLRFDFTYPKAMTNEEIEEVEDLVNTMIARGIEGKTEELPIEEAKEKGAIAMFGEKYGDVVRVVSFEDASVEFCGGTHVRNTHDIGSFYITKESGVSAGVRRIEAVCGLSAIKYTKDIISKMNEVQTEVKNSDVLLGIKKLKDQIKELKKELELAQNSVAAPINEELIGDTKIVVDIVKNGDIKKIVDDYKNGNEKVAIMLIQPKGEKVMLVAGSKNTAIKAGDWIKNIAPIVGGGGGGRPDFAQAGGKDISKIDEAKEAALKFVKENL